A region of Dictyostelium discoideum AX4 chromosome 1 chromosome, whole genome shotgun sequence DNA encodes the following proteins:
- the ddx49 gene encoding DEAD/DEAH box helicase, producing the protein MSDKTFEELGLTTWLVANCKQLGFKAPSNIQANTIPEILKGRDIIASAKTGSGKTASFAIPILNQLSEDPYGVFAVILTPTRELAVQIGEQFNAIGAPMNVNCSVVIGGIDNVTQALILDKRPHIIVATPGRLASHLNNGLKIALKFCKFLVLDEADRLLGEDFELEIASILEHLPPPEKRQTLLFSATMTKNLTKLDSIALNKPFIFEDNSKYDTVDTLKQEYIYMPAPTKDCYLVYILKKHEGSSAIVFVNNCYAVEAVKGMLNKLDIPSVSLHSFLDQKSRLAALKTFKSGKVKVLVATDVASRGLDIPDVQIVINYKLSNSSKDYIHRVGRTARFGRSGRAISFITPHDVSLIKGIEEIIKKQLELYKTDDDEVFRHLKEASTARKIVEIHLDEIEFGVKQKERRTERNELQKQLKEVNNKEKFENNNNDNNNNNKTKTTKPENKKEITKIQEQPSKSTTTTKSIEKKPTTIESKKIDKDIKRKENNFDDGEISLFKKKKITNK; encoded by the exons atgagtGATAAAACATTTGAAGAATTAGGATTAACAACATGGTTAGTTGCAAATTGTAAACAATTAGGATTTAAAGCACCATCTAATATTCAAGCTAATACAATTCCAGAGATATTAAAGGGTAGAGATATTATTGCAAGTGCTAAAACTGGTAGTGGTAAAACAGCATCATTTGCaattccaattttaaatcaattatcagAAGATCCTTATGGTGTTTTTGCAGTAATTCTTACACCAACAAGAGAATTGGCAGTTCAAATTGGTGAACAATTTAATGCAATTGGTGCACCAATGAATGTAAATTGTAGTGTTGTTATTGGTGGTATTGATAATGTTACACAGGCTTTGATCTTGGATAAAAGACCACACATTATTGTTGCAACACCTGGTAGATTAGCAtcacatttaaataatggtcTTAAAATTGcattaaaattttgtaaGTTTTTAGTACTTGATGAAGCTGATAGATTATTAGGTGAAGATTTTGAATTAGAAATTGCT agtattTTAGAACATTTACCACCACCAGAAAAAAGacaaacattattattttcagcaACAATGACAAAGAATTTAACAAAATTAGATAGTATAGCATTAAATAAACCATTTATATTTGAAGATAATTCAAAGTATGATACAGTTGATACATTGAAACAAGAGTATATTTATATGCCAGCACCAACAAAAGATTGTTATTTGGTATACATTTTAAAGAAACATGAAGGATCATCAGCAATtgtatttgtaaataattgttATGCAGTTGAAGCAGTTAAAGGAATGTTAAATAAATTGGATATTCCATCGGTTTCATTACATTCATTCCTCGATCAAAAGAGTAGATTAGCAGCATTGAAAACCTTTAAATCTGGAAAAGTGAAAGTATTGGTGGCAACTGATGTTGCAAGTCGTGGTTTAGATATTCCTGACGTTCAAATCGttatcaattataaattatcaaactCTTCAAAAGATTATATTCATCGTGTTGGTAGAACGGCTAGATTTGGTCGTTCAGGTAGAGCCATTTCATTCATTACACCACATGATGTATCCTTAATTAAAGGCATTGaagaaatcattaaaaaacaattggaaCTTTATAaaactgatgatgatgaagtatTTAGACATTTAAAAGAAGCTTCAACAGCTAGAAAAATAGTTGAAATACATTtagatgaaattgaatttggtgttaaacaaaaagaaagaagaaCTGAAAGAAATgaattacaaaaacaattaaaagaagttaataataaagaaaaatttgaaaataataataatgataataataataataataaaactaaaacaacaaaacctgaaaataaaaaagaaattacaaaaatacAAGAACAAccatcaaaatcaacaacaacaacaaaatcaattgaaaagaaaCCAACAACTATAGAATCTAAgaaaattgataaagatataaaaagaaaagaaaataattttgatgatggtgaaataagtttatttaaaaagaaaaaaataactaataaataa
- the cpsf2 gene encoding DNA repair metallo-beta-lactamase domain-containing protein, with protein sequence MASIIKFTALSGAKDESPPCYLLEIDDFCILLDCGLSYNLDFSLLEPLEKVAKKIDAVLLSHSDTTHIGGLPYVVGKYGLTGTIYGTTPVLKMGTMFLYDLYENKMSQEEFQQYSLDNIDSCFGEDRFKELSFSQHYSLSGKGKGISITPYLAGHTIGASVWKITKGTYSIVYAIDYNHRNEGHLDSLQLTSDILKPSLLITDSKGVDKTLAFKKTITRDQSLFEQINRNLRDGGNVLIPVDTAGRVLELLLCIENYWSKNKSLALYSVVFLGRFSFSVCQFARSQLEFMSSTASVKFEQNIENPFSFKHIKILSSLEELQELPDTNKVILTSSQDLETGFSRELFIQWCSDPKTLILFTQKIPKDSLADKLIKQYSTPNGRGKCIEIVQGSRVPLTGDELLQYEMEQAKQREEKRLEQLRKEQEEREERERLEEEEREQLLNATNQDQLQQLLQLQQQKERGIIDDSMVHMKNPFENDRFDLLDSEFKKQSMITMFPYFEKHLKWGEYGEEDDDLILRNQDKKVEEVTMEEDEIQEQEIPKKIITQTLRLPINCKIQTIDYEGCSDGRSIKAIIQQIAPTKLVLIRGSEQQSQSIENYVKENIRTKGIYIPSIGEQLDLTSDTNVYELLLKDSLVNTLKTSKILDYEVSYIQGKVDILDGSNVPVLDLIQSIPINNNNNNNNNNNNNNNNNNNNTTMMTTTTTTTNGHDESFIGDIKLSDLKQVLVNAGIQVQFDQGILNCGGLVYIWRDEDHGGNSIINVDGIISDEYYLIKELLYKQFQIV encoded by the exons ATGGcatcaattatcaaatttacaGCATTATCTGGAGCAAAAGATGAATCACCACCATGTTATTTATTAgaaattgatgatttttGTATATTATTAGATTGTGGTCTAAGTTATAATTTAGACTTTTCATTATTAGAACCATTGGAAAA ggTTGCAAAGAAAATAGATGCAGTATTATTATCACATTCAGATACGACACATATTGGTGGGTTACCATATGTTGTTGGTAAATATGGATTAACAGGTACAATATATGGTACAACACCAGTATTAAAGATGGGTACAATGTTTTTATATGATTTATATGAGAATAAGATGTCACAAGAAGAGTTTCAACAATATAGTTTGgataatattgatagttGTTTTGGAGAAGAtagatttaaagaattaagtTTTAGTCAGCATTATTCACTCTCTGGTAAAGGTAAAGGAATATCGATAACACCTTATTTGGCAGGACACACAATTGGTGCATCAGTTTGGAAGATTACAAAAGGTACTTATTCAATTGTTTACGCTATCGATTATAATCATAGAAATGAAGGACATTTAGATAGTTTACAATTGACAAGTGATATTTTGAAGCCATCTTTGTTAATTACCGATTCAAAAGGTGTTGATAAAACATTAGcattcaaaaaaacaataacacgtgatcaatcattatttgaacaaATCAATAGAAATCTTCGTGATGGTGGTAATGTTTTGATACCAGTTGATACGGCTGGTAGAGTGTTGGAATTGTTACTTTGTATTGAAAACTATTGGTCAAAGAATAAGAGTTTGGCTTTATATAGTGTGGTGTTTTTAGGTAGATTTTCATTTAGCGTTTGTCAATTTGCAAGATCACAATTGGAATTTATGAGTTCGACTGCCTCTGTAAAGTTTGAACAAAATATAGAGAATCCATTCTCATTTAAACATATTAAAATCTTATCATCATTAGAGGAACTACAAGAATTACCCGATACTAATAAGGTTATATTAACAAGTTCACAAGATTTAGAAACTGGTTTCTCAAGAGAGTTATTTATACAATGGTGTTCAGATCCAAAGACCTTAATTTTATTCACTCAAAAAATACCAAAAGATTCATTGGCTGACAAATTGATCAAACAATATTCAACACCCAATGGTAGAGGGAAGTGTATTGAAATTGTACAAGGCTCACGTGTACCATTGACTGGTGATGAACTTCTTCAATATGAAATGGAACAAGCTAAACAACGTGAAGAGAAAAGATTAGAACAATTAAGAAAGGAACAAGAGGAACGTGAAGAACGTGAAAGATTAGAAGAGGAAGAACGTGAACAACTTTTAAATGCTACCAATCAAgatcaacttcaacaactactccaattacaacaacaaaaagaaagagGCATCATCGATGACTCTATGGTTCACATGAAGAATCCATTCGAAAATGATAGATTCGATCTATTGGAtagtgaatttaaaaaacaatcaatgaTAACCATGTTTCCCTACTTTGAGAAACATTTGAAATGGGGTGAATACGGTGAAGAGGACGATGACCTAATACTACGTAATCAAGAtaaaaaagttgaagaagTAACAATGGAAGAGGATGAAATTCAAGAACAAGAAATACCAAAGAAAATTATAACTCAAACATTACGTTTACCAATCAATTGTAAAATTCAAACAATAGATTATGAAGGCTGCTCCGATGGTCGTTCAATTAAAGCAATCATTCAACAAATTGCTCCAACAAAGTTGGTATTAATTCGTGGATCCGAACAACAATCTCAAAGTATTGAAAATTAtgttaaagaaaatattcGTACAAAAGGTATTTACATTCCATCAATCGGTGAACAATTAGATTTAACTTCTGATACAAATGTTTATGAATTACTCTTAAAAGATTCTTTAGTAAATACTTTAAAAACTTCTAAAATTTTGGATTATGAAGTTTCTTATATTCAAGGTAAAGTTGATATTTTAGATGGTTCAAATGTACCAGTTTTAGATTTAATACAATCAattccaattaataataataataataataataataataataataataataataataataataataataataccactatgatgacaacaacaacaacaacaacgaaTGGACATGATGAATCATTTATTGGtgatataaaattatcaGATTTAAAACAAGTTTTGGTAAATGCTGGTATACAAGTTCAATTTGATCAAGGTATTTTAAATTGTGGTGGTTTAGTCTACATTTGGAGAGATGAAGATCATGGAGgtaattcaattataaatGTTGATGGTATAATTTCTgatgaatattatttaattaaagaattattatataaacaaTTCCAAATtgtttaa